In one window of Mercurialis annua linkage group LG4, ddMerAnnu1.2, whole genome shotgun sequence DNA:
- the LOC126676966 gene encoding uncharacterized protein LOC126676966 isoform X3, which yields MKGRSHRLPSHDLHDDWIDGSWTVDCVCGVNFDDGEEMVNCDDCGVWVHTRCSRYVKGDELFTCDKCKSKNNKDDSEETEVAQLLVELPTKTIRLESSLVAATGPTCRPVRSWSEIPMEERVHVQGVPGGDPALFTGMPSVFTPQLWKCTGYVPKKFNFSYREFPCWDEKVVSDGRNDDDNENAVDRGAGVLFSLAKDSVLATPATALIGMRGRAAEGRKGYLNERKNWVSEEGEVRHSQIGVKKERSLLHPVVIHSNKRKKEDLGISKVRSGKKKARIPYKEVDAKKRVSHIFKTVMRNHWNVMKTEVRSLALMMSRVERIRI from the exons ATGAAGGGGAGGTCGCACCGTTTACCGAGCCACGACCTGCACGATGACTGGATCGATGGCTCATGGACGGTGGATTGCGTTTGTGGTGTTAATTTTGACGACGGAGAAGAGATGGTTAATTGCGATGATTGTGGTGTGTGGGTGCACACTCGGTGCTCTCGTTATGTGAAGGGAGATGAATTGTTTACTTGTGATAAATGCAAGAGCAAGAACAATAAGGATGACAGTGAGGAGACCGAGGTGGCTCAATTGCTCGTTGAATTGCCTACCAAAACTATCCGATTAGAGAGCAGTTTAGTTGCCGCAACTGGGCCTACATGCAGGCCAGTTAGGTCATGGAGTGAGATACCAATGGAGGAGAGAGTACATGTTCAGGGTGTTCCAGGTGGCGATCCTGCTCTGTTTACTGGGATGCCCTCTGTTTTTACGCCACAGTTATGGAAGTGCACAGGGTATGTGCCTAAGAAGTTTAATTTCAGCTATAGGGAGTTTCCCTGTTGGGATGAGAAAGTTGTTAGTGATGGTAGAAATGACGATGATAATGAAAATGCCGTTGATAGAGGTGCTGGCGTTTTGTTTTCATTGGCCAAGGATAGTGTGTTGGCAACCCCTGCAACAGCTTTAATTGGCATGAGGGGGAGAGCTGCAGAAGGTCGGAAAGGATATTTAAATGAAAGGAAGAACTGGGTGAGTGAGGAGGGTGAGGTCAGGCATTCGCAGATTGGGGTTAAAAAGGAGAGAAGCCTACTTCACCCTGTTGTTATACATTCAAATAAGCGAAAGAAAGAAGATCTGGGAATCTCAAAAGTAAGAAGTGGGAAAAAGAAGGCTAGAATTCCATACAAGGAGGTTGATGCTAAAAAAAGAGTTtcacatatttttaaaactg TGATGCGAAACCATTGGAATGTTATGAAGACAGAGGTTCGAAGCCTAGCGTTAATGATGTCCAGAGTGGAAAGAATAAGAATTTAA
- the LOC126676966 gene encoding uncharacterized protein LOC126676966 isoform X2: MKGRSHRLPSHDLHDDWIDGSWTVDCVCGVNFDDGEEMVNCDDCGVWVHTRCSRYVKGDELFTCDKCKSKNNKDDSEETEVAQLLVELPTKTIRLESSLVAATGPTCRPVRSWSEIPMEERVHVQGVPGGDPALFTGMPSVFTPQLWKCTGYVPKKFNFSYREFPCWDEKVVSDGRNDDDNENAVDRGAGVLFSLAKDSVLATPATALIGMRGRAAEGRKGYLNERKNWVSEEGEVRHSQIGVKKERSLLHPVVIHSNKRKKEDLGISKVRSGKKKARIPYKEVDAKKRVSHIFKTDRGSKPSVNDVQSGKNKNLRGATIPENDSDCYVSVGNGTENANSSMLVVERSSRTMSIDVSKNDISSGAGFSEEKVIHEGPKLVDSFSKLDNLAASITELNDAGRIRAEPEGDNMPNGYLDKNVEASTGSNGKPRTEELSSSIPEVQEHQVNGDQNKFPSSTENNVKVVANDDEYKGVLNVRSSVSDAKDAGNSHDNPTEISKMNSMASSGSLSGDHKAQEAGRTSETTSDSHANKKNELTSDSLQIKRELEDSEGSNPPQKCSSEPKLGSVFTEDLSKSGVTTSSFSGQNKIVLCVGKSSSTSATCMISKSSTYDHARSPDSLDSNPIARQRECNFITKSDRAASDFIKVKDEDGQYISRKTVKERPKSSENSASKVSNCSKISPASVLKKTDSDLKDSANHSSLRTSSAQNSPETAGLPSNECASHVQNKAPPSGLPVRGEKIIQSNSQLSSKAYHLTSMNPPASTNLSDEELALLLHQELNSSPRVHRVPRRHTGSLPQLSSPNATSMLIKRTSNSGGRDHGLVSRRRHKDLSKDGYSHSHDPDVDAKKTDRVPSSPDRRRQDTADDFSKREDDELQHSVKKNVPGSTSTAKSGPSSAVVIDHHLSSTRDPPRNMSDEETGNVGAPVHRTLPGLINEIMSKGRRMTYEELCNAVLPHWNNLRKHNGERYAYSSPSQAVLDCLRNRHEWAQLVDRGPKTSSSRKRRKLDAEESEENDFGKGRSAKEAEGKSLESQREDVPKGKRKARKRRRLSLQGKGIKEIRKRQKADMLTDDDSGPFSNSSEGSLFSEGEIHCGRGGTVGSDDSASSDEVETS; encoded by the exons ATGAAGGGGAGGTCGCACCGTTTACCGAGCCACGACCTGCACGATGACTGGATCGATGGCTCATGGACGGTGGATTGCGTTTGTGGTGTTAATTTTGACGACGGAGAAGAGATGGTTAATTGCGATGATTGTGGTGTGTGGGTGCACACTCGGTGCTCTCGTTATGTGAAGGGAGATGAATTGTTTACTTGTGATAAATGCAAGAGCAAGAACAATAAGGATGACAGTGAGGAGACCGAGGTGGCTCAATTGCTCGTTGAATTGCCTACCAAAACTATCCGATTAGAGAGCAGTTTAGTTGCCGCAACTGGGCCTACATGCAGGCCAGTTAGGTCATGGAGTGAGATACCAATGGAGGAGAGAGTACATGTTCAGGGTGTTCCAGGTGGCGATCCTGCTCTGTTTACTGGGATGCCCTCTGTTTTTACGCCACAGTTATGGAAGTGCACAGGGTATGTGCCTAAGAAGTTTAATTTCAGCTATAGGGAGTTTCCCTGTTGGGATGAGAAAGTTGTTAGTGATGGTAGAAATGACGATGATAATGAAAATGCCGTTGATAGAGGTGCTGGCGTTTTGTTTTCATTGGCCAAGGATAGTGTGTTGGCAACCCCTGCAACAGCTTTAATTGGCATGAGGGGGAGAGCTGCAGAAGGTCGGAAAGGATATTTAAATGAAAGGAAGAACTGGGTGAGTGAGGAGGGTGAGGTCAGGCATTCGCAGATTGGGGTTAAAAAGGAGAGAAGCCTACTTCACCCTGTTGTTATACATTCAAATAAGCGAAAGAAAGAAGATCTGGGAATCTCAAAAGTAAGAAGTGGGAAAAAGAAGGCTAGAATTCCATACAAGGAGGTTGATGCTAAAAAAAGAGTTtcacatatttttaaaactg ACAGAGGTTCGAAGCCTAGCGTTAATGATGTCCAGAGTGGAAAGAATAAGAATTTAAGGGGGGCAACTATTCCTGAAAATGACTCAGATTGTTATGTCTCTGTTGGAAATGGTACTGAAAATGCGAACAGTAGCATGTTAGTGGTTGAGCGTTCATCAAGAACTATGTCTATTGATGTATCTAAAAATGATATTTCATCTGGAGCTGGATTCAGTGAAGAGAAAGTTATCCATGAAGGTCCAAAATTGGTTGATAGTTTCTCAAAGTTGGATAATCTGGCTGCATCAATAACTGAACTCAATGATGCTGGGCGAATACGTGCAGAACCAGAG GGAGATAATATGCCAAATGGTTATCTAGATAAAAATGTGGAAGCTTCTACGGGAAGCAACGGAAAGCCTCGAACTGAGGAATTAAGTAGTTCTATTCCAGAAGTTCAGGAACATCAGGTTAATGGTGATCAAAATAAGTTTCCAAGTTCTACAGAGAATAATGTTAAAGTAGTTGCAAATGATGACGAATACAAAGGGGTCCTGAATGTTCGATCTTCTGTAAGTGATGCAAAAGATGCAGGAAATTCTCATGACAATCCTactgaaatttctaaaatgaATAGTATGGCATCAAGTGGTTCACTATCTGGTGACCATAAGGCTCAGGAGGCTGGCAGAACTTCAGAAACAACCAGTGATAGTcatgcaaataaaaaaaatgagttaaCTAGTGACTCTTTGCAGATTAAACGAGAACTGGAGGATTCTGAGGGTTCAAACCCTCCCCAAAAATGCTCTTCAGAACCTAAACTTGGTTCAGTGTTTACCGAAGATTTATCAAAATCTGGCGTAACTACTTCTTCATTTTCTGGTCAGAATAAAATTGTCTTGTGTGTTGGAAAATCATCATCTACCTCAGCTACTTGCATGATCTCCAAATCATCTACTTATGACCACGCCAGATCTCCGGATAGCCTGGACTCTAATCCTATTGCTAGGCAACGAGAGTGCAATTTCATTACTAAAAGCGATCGAGCTGCAAGTGATTTCATCAAGGTGAAGGATGAAGACGGTCAGTACATATCAAGAAAAACAGTAAAAGAGCGTCCAAAATCCTCTGAGAATTCTGCATCAAAAGTGTCAAACTGCAGCAAGATTTCACCTGCATCCGTTCTCAAGAAAACTGATTCGGATTTAAAAGATTCTGCTAATCACTCATCTTTAAGAACATCTTCAGCACAGAATTCTCCTGAGACTGCCGGATTGCCGTCAAATGAATGTGCATCACATGTTCAGAATAAGGCACCACCTTCAGGTTTACCTGTAAGAGGTGAAAAGATTATCCAGTCCAATAGTCAGTTGTCATCCAAGGCATATCATTTAACATCTATGAATCCTCCTGCATCAACTAATCTAAGTGATGAAGAG cTTGCATTGCTTTTACATCAAGAACTCAATAGTTCTCCTAGAGTTCATCGTGTTCCACGCCGTCATACAGGCAGCTTACCACAGTTGTCTTCCCCAAATGCAACAAGCATGCTAATAAAACGCACCTCCAATTCTGGAGGAAGGGATCATGGTTTG GTCTCTAGAAGAAGACATAAGGATTTATCTAAAGATGGATATTCACATTCTCATGACCCTGATGTTGATGCTAAAAAGACTGATAGAGTGCCATCATCACCTGACCGGAGAAGGCAGGATACAGCTGATGACTTTTCCAAAAGAGAGGATGATGAATTGCAACATTCTGTCAAGAAAAATGTTCCTGGCTCTACATCAACTGCAAAAAGTGGCCCTTCGTCTGCTGTGGTTATTGACCATCATTTGTCTTCGACACGTGATCCGCCAAGAAATATGTCTGATGAGGAGACTGGAAATGTTGGGGCTCCTGTTCATCGCACTTTACCTG GCTTAATCAATGAGATTATGAGCAAAGGCAGACGCATGACATATGAGGAACTTTGCAATGCTGTCTTGCCG CATTGGAATAACCTGAGGAAGCATAATGGAGAGCGTTACGCATATTCAAGTCCTTCACAAGCTGTTCTTGACTGCCTCAGGAACCGACATGAATGGGCTCAGTTGGTGGACCGTGGTCCAAAG ACAAGTTCAAGTAGGAAAAGGCGCAAGCTTGATGCTGAGGAATCGGAAGAGAATGACTTTGGCAAAGGAAGATCTGCAAAGGAAGCTGAAGGTAAAAGCCTCGAGTCACAAAGGGAAGATGTCCCCAAGGGTAAGCGAAAAGCAAGGAAAAGAAGGCGTTTATCATTGCAAGGAAAAGGAATAAAGGAAATTAGGAAAAGACAGAAGGCGGACATGCTCACTGATGATGATAGTGGGCCATTTTCTAATTCAAGTGAGGGGAGTTTGTTCAGTGAAGGAGAGATCCACTGTGGTCGAGGAGGTACTGTTGGAAGTGATGACTCAGCCAGCTCAGATGAGGTGGAGACGTCGTAA
- the LOC126676966 gene encoding uncharacterized protein LOC126676966 isoform X1 encodes MKGRSHRLPSHDLHDDWIDGSWTVDCVCGVNFDDGEEMVNCDDCGVWVHTRCSRYVKGDELFTCDKCKSKNNKDDSEETEVAQLLVELPTKTIRLESSLVAATGPTCRPVRSWSEIPMEERVHVQGVPGGDPALFTGMPSVFTPQLWKCTGYVPKKFNFSYREFPCWDEKVVSDGRNDDDNENAVDRGAGVLFSLAKDSVLATPATALIGMRGRAAEGRKGYLNERKNWVSEEGEVRHSQIGVKKERSLLHPVVIHSNKRKKEDLGISKVRSGKKKARIPYKEVDAKKRVSHIFKTAFTSTSDAKPLECYEDRGSKPSVNDVQSGKNKNLRGATIPENDSDCYVSVGNGTENANSSMLVVERSSRTMSIDVSKNDISSGAGFSEEKVIHEGPKLVDSFSKLDNLAASITELNDAGRIRAEPEGDNMPNGYLDKNVEASTGSNGKPRTEELSSSIPEVQEHQVNGDQNKFPSSTENNVKVVANDDEYKGVLNVRSSVSDAKDAGNSHDNPTEISKMNSMASSGSLSGDHKAQEAGRTSETTSDSHANKKNELTSDSLQIKRELEDSEGSNPPQKCSSEPKLGSVFTEDLSKSGVTTSSFSGQNKIVLCVGKSSSTSATCMISKSSTYDHARSPDSLDSNPIARQRECNFITKSDRAASDFIKVKDEDGQYISRKTVKERPKSSENSASKVSNCSKISPASVLKKTDSDLKDSANHSSLRTSSAQNSPETAGLPSNECASHVQNKAPPSGLPVRGEKIIQSNSQLSSKAYHLTSMNPPASTNLSDEELALLLHQELNSSPRVHRVPRRHTGSLPQLSSPNATSMLIKRTSNSGGRDHGLVSRRRHKDLSKDGYSHSHDPDVDAKKTDRVPSSPDRRRQDTADDFSKREDDELQHSVKKNVPGSTSTAKSGPSSAVVIDHHLSSTRDPPRNMSDEETGNVGAPVHRTLPGLINEIMSKGRRMTYEELCNAVLPHWNNLRKHNGERYAYSSPSQAVLDCLRNRHEWAQLVDRGPKTSSSRKRRKLDAEESEENDFGKGRSAKEAEGKSLESQREDVPKGKRKARKRRRLSLQGKGIKEIRKRQKADMLTDDDSGPFSNSSEGSLFSEGEIHCGRGGTVGSDDSASSDEVETS; translated from the exons ATGAAGGGGAGGTCGCACCGTTTACCGAGCCACGACCTGCACGATGACTGGATCGATGGCTCATGGACGGTGGATTGCGTTTGTGGTGTTAATTTTGACGACGGAGAAGAGATGGTTAATTGCGATGATTGTGGTGTGTGGGTGCACACTCGGTGCTCTCGTTATGTGAAGGGAGATGAATTGTTTACTTGTGATAAATGCAAGAGCAAGAACAATAAGGATGACAGTGAGGAGACCGAGGTGGCTCAATTGCTCGTTGAATTGCCTACCAAAACTATCCGATTAGAGAGCAGTTTAGTTGCCGCAACTGGGCCTACATGCAGGCCAGTTAGGTCATGGAGTGAGATACCAATGGAGGAGAGAGTACATGTTCAGGGTGTTCCAGGTGGCGATCCTGCTCTGTTTACTGGGATGCCCTCTGTTTTTACGCCACAGTTATGGAAGTGCACAGGGTATGTGCCTAAGAAGTTTAATTTCAGCTATAGGGAGTTTCCCTGTTGGGATGAGAAAGTTGTTAGTGATGGTAGAAATGACGATGATAATGAAAATGCCGTTGATAGAGGTGCTGGCGTTTTGTTTTCATTGGCCAAGGATAGTGTGTTGGCAACCCCTGCAACAGCTTTAATTGGCATGAGGGGGAGAGCTGCAGAAGGTCGGAAAGGATATTTAAATGAAAGGAAGAACTGGGTGAGTGAGGAGGGTGAGGTCAGGCATTCGCAGATTGGGGTTAAAAAGGAGAGAAGCCTACTTCACCCTGTTGTTATACATTCAAATAAGCGAAAGAAAGAAGATCTGGGAATCTCAAAAGTAAGAAGTGGGAAAAAGAAGGCTAGAATTCCATACAAGGAGGTTGATGCTAAAAAAAGAGTTtcacatatttttaaaactg CATTTACATCCACCAGTGATGCGAAACCATTGGAATGTTATGAAGACAGAGGTTCGAAGCCTAGCGTTAATGATGTCCAGAGTGGAAAGAATAAGAATTTAAGGGGGGCAACTATTCCTGAAAATGACTCAGATTGTTATGTCTCTGTTGGAAATGGTACTGAAAATGCGAACAGTAGCATGTTAGTGGTTGAGCGTTCATCAAGAACTATGTCTATTGATGTATCTAAAAATGATATTTCATCTGGAGCTGGATTCAGTGAAGAGAAAGTTATCCATGAAGGTCCAAAATTGGTTGATAGTTTCTCAAAGTTGGATAATCTGGCTGCATCAATAACTGAACTCAATGATGCTGGGCGAATACGTGCAGAACCAGAG GGAGATAATATGCCAAATGGTTATCTAGATAAAAATGTGGAAGCTTCTACGGGAAGCAACGGAAAGCCTCGAACTGAGGAATTAAGTAGTTCTATTCCAGAAGTTCAGGAACATCAGGTTAATGGTGATCAAAATAAGTTTCCAAGTTCTACAGAGAATAATGTTAAAGTAGTTGCAAATGATGACGAATACAAAGGGGTCCTGAATGTTCGATCTTCTGTAAGTGATGCAAAAGATGCAGGAAATTCTCATGACAATCCTactgaaatttctaaaatgaATAGTATGGCATCAAGTGGTTCACTATCTGGTGACCATAAGGCTCAGGAGGCTGGCAGAACTTCAGAAACAACCAGTGATAGTcatgcaaataaaaaaaatgagttaaCTAGTGACTCTTTGCAGATTAAACGAGAACTGGAGGATTCTGAGGGTTCAAACCCTCCCCAAAAATGCTCTTCAGAACCTAAACTTGGTTCAGTGTTTACCGAAGATTTATCAAAATCTGGCGTAACTACTTCTTCATTTTCTGGTCAGAATAAAATTGTCTTGTGTGTTGGAAAATCATCATCTACCTCAGCTACTTGCATGATCTCCAAATCATCTACTTATGACCACGCCAGATCTCCGGATAGCCTGGACTCTAATCCTATTGCTAGGCAACGAGAGTGCAATTTCATTACTAAAAGCGATCGAGCTGCAAGTGATTTCATCAAGGTGAAGGATGAAGACGGTCAGTACATATCAAGAAAAACAGTAAAAGAGCGTCCAAAATCCTCTGAGAATTCTGCATCAAAAGTGTCAAACTGCAGCAAGATTTCACCTGCATCCGTTCTCAAGAAAACTGATTCGGATTTAAAAGATTCTGCTAATCACTCATCTTTAAGAACATCTTCAGCACAGAATTCTCCTGAGACTGCCGGATTGCCGTCAAATGAATGTGCATCACATGTTCAGAATAAGGCACCACCTTCAGGTTTACCTGTAAGAGGTGAAAAGATTATCCAGTCCAATAGTCAGTTGTCATCCAAGGCATATCATTTAACATCTATGAATCCTCCTGCATCAACTAATCTAAGTGATGAAGAG cTTGCATTGCTTTTACATCAAGAACTCAATAGTTCTCCTAGAGTTCATCGTGTTCCACGCCGTCATACAGGCAGCTTACCACAGTTGTCTTCCCCAAATGCAACAAGCATGCTAATAAAACGCACCTCCAATTCTGGAGGAAGGGATCATGGTTTG GTCTCTAGAAGAAGACATAAGGATTTATCTAAAGATGGATATTCACATTCTCATGACCCTGATGTTGATGCTAAAAAGACTGATAGAGTGCCATCATCACCTGACCGGAGAAGGCAGGATACAGCTGATGACTTTTCCAAAAGAGAGGATGATGAATTGCAACATTCTGTCAAGAAAAATGTTCCTGGCTCTACATCAACTGCAAAAAGTGGCCCTTCGTCTGCTGTGGTTATTGACCATCATTTGTCTTCGACACGTGATCCGCCAAGAAATATGTCTGATGAGGAGACTGGAAATGTTGGGGCTCCTGTTCATCGCACTTTACCTG GCTTAATCAATGAGATTATGAGCAAAGGCAGACGCATGACATATGAGGAACTTTGCAATGCTGTCTTGCCG CATTGGAATAACCTGAGGAAGCATAATGGAGAGCGTTACGCATATTCAAGTCCTTCACAAGCTGTTCTTGACTGCCTCAGGAACCGACATGAATGGGCTCAGTTGGTGGACCGTGGTCCAAAG ACAAGTTCAAGTAGGAAAAGGCGCAAGCTTGATGCTGAGGAATCGGAAGAGAATGACTTTGGCAAAGGAAGATCTGCAAAGGAAGCTGAAGGTAAAAGCCTCGAGTCACAAAGGGAAGATGTCCCCAAGGGTAAGCGAAAAGCAAGGAAAAGAAGGCGTTTATCATTGCAAGGAAAAGGAATAAAGGAAATTAGGAAAAGACAGAAGGCGGACATGCTCACTGATGATGATAGTGGGCCATTTTCTAATTCAAGTGAGGGGAGTTTGTTCAGTGAAGGAGAGATCCACTGTGGTCGAGGAGGTACTGTTGGAAGTGATGACTCAGCCAGCTCAGATGAGGTGGAGACGTCGTAA